A region of Gammaproteobacteria bacterium DNA encodes the following proteins:
- a CDS encoding FixH family protein codes for MVDDLVGSLATGLSAIGVLYFILYRFTALRASQVSLLLILLVFATYIPYAIFNWPEGDVFSIHLALFVTLPYGSGIIVSSREKYLATFGKDQEKQWFHWGPALIIAFFGGVVALNAVFVTLAHHGLESAVAKALLPESKGNTVTSFFPGVVSHDFHEKESQFNVYMQEHKQQTKQGWQVKKGWLFEPMAGISNSFQVGISDKDNVAISAAEVIVRFYRPSDQRLDQKFILPETEKGIYRGAIKLDHQGTWRVVVHIKQGDKVHEIRAMTSLQSADDA; via the coding sequence ATGGTAGATGATTTGGTGGGCTCGCTGGCAACAGGTTTGTCAGCGATTGGGGTACTTTATTTTATTTTGTACCGTTTTACGGCACTGCGAGCGAGCCAAGTTTCTCTGCTGCTGATTTTATTGGTGTTTGCGACTTACATCCCTTACGCCATTTTCAACTGGCCTGAGGGGGATGTTTTTTCGATTCATCTGGCGCTGTTTGTCACTCTGCCTTACGGTTCAGGCATTATTGTCTCTTCGCGTGAGAAATACTTGGCGACCTTTGGTAAGGATCAAGAAAAGCAGTGGTTCCACTGGGGGCCGGCGTTGATCATTGCTTTTTTTGGTGGCGTGGTGGCGCTGAATGCGGTGTTTGTTACCTTAGCGCACCACGGTTTGGAGAGTGCGGTGGCCAAAGCGCTTCTGCCTGAATCGAAAGGCAATACGGTGACCTCTTTTTTCCCTGGTGTGGTGAGTCACGACTTCCATGAGAAAGAGTCGCAATTTAACGTCTATATGCAAGAGCATAAACAGCAAACAAAACAGGGCTGGCAGGTGAAAAAAGGCTGGTTATTTGAGCCGATGGCGGGTATCTCCAACAGTTTTCAGGTGGGCATCAGCGACAAAGACAATGTTGCTATTTCCGCAGCTGAAGTGATTGTGCGTTTTTATCGCCCTTCCGATCAGCGTTTGGATCAAAAATTCATCCTGCCCGAGACAGAAAAAGGCATCTATCGTGGTGCAATTAAATTGGATCATCAAGGTACGTGGCGGGTGGTGGTGCATATTAAGCAGGGTGATAAAGTACATGAAATTCGTGCCATGACCAGCCTGCAATCGGCTGACGATGCGTAA